The Actinocorallia herbida DNA window CAAGCCGCTCCGCATTAGCGGGCGTACTGATGTAGGGGAAGATGCCTTCCGGGCGCTTCATTGCAGGCACTGCGTTCGCTGCTTTCTCCGGCTCTGGCCGGGGAAGCGCGTCCCCGGCTGTCGAGGGCGCGACACGCACCCGAGAGCCGAAGTTCCCGTGCCAGCAGACTCGCTAGACCCGGGGTTCGTGACACCCAGTCGCGGTCTGCTCCGCTCGATCCACCTGCCGCTATCCGAGGAGGATTGGCCCCCAAAGGCTCCCTCCCGGGCCGGGGCTTCTCGCAGCCTGCTCCTACTCCGCCGACGGCGGCACAAGGCGGACAACGGTGGAGAACCACCGACGTGTAGTGCAACATTCGCATGCCGGTCGGTCCGGGCGCAGCGGAACTCGGATCTTATGTTCCACGATGAGCCGCTATGTCATTCTGGATCTTGGGGAATCTCGACATTTGTTGCTCGCGCACCACTGGGATCAATATAGGAACTATTCGGTCATTGGTGCATTCTAGGGCTTATTTGCACCTCTGCGAGATCGTGAAGAGGTGCGGGAGTGACCGAACCGCCCAAGCGGCAGGCGGGCACGGAGGGGCTTGTGATCGGAAGCCCTACGGGCGGCGTGATCTTCAGGAAGCTGCTCGAATAAGAAAGCCAGTACTCTGCGGGAACCGGCCAGCGGTCGGGAATTCGGCGATCTGGATGTTACCCCGGTTATCGAGTCGAACCCGTGTAAGTATCGGTTGTCGGGCATGTCCCTGTCGCTTTCGGTGAAAATTGGATTCAGTCGGGATGTACTAACTTGCGCGATCGGAGAAAGGTTCAAAGCCCGCCGCTGGCGTCGCGGCTGTGAACGCTCCCGTTTGGCGGTTACGCGCGCTCATCGCGGTAGGTGAGGATGTTTTGCGCCAAATATCGGGACAAGGTGGTTGTCTGAGACCTACTGTGTGAAGCCATTGCTCCTCCTTCGGCAAGGATTATGCTGTGCCTCGCTATCTCGACCCTGCCGTCGCTAAGGCCCGGATGATCGGCAAAGGGGTATGGCCAGTCTCGACGTGGCCAGGCGGCTCTCAACGCTGGTTGTGCGTGTGCATGAAATGTGGTGAGTTCGTTACGCCCCGCTACAACAACGTGATGCAACCTGGAAGGGGAGGCTGCGAACCATGCGGGCGGCTCTCCTCAGCAGCCAACCGTCGTTTGCCGGCCGAGGCCTCTGTGGCGGAGATGCGGACGGCTGGTGTCGAGCCGATTGAGCCCTATCCCGGAATCGACGCACCATGGCGATGCCGGTGCCTCAGCCCCTTGTGCCCAGGCTTGTGGATGGGCGATCCTGCGGACATCCGACCGCGACTCGCCGACGTCCGGCGCAGCGTCGCATCGGCATGCAAATTCTGTGCCAGGGTAGCCATCCGACCCGAACGAGCGACCTATGAAATGATTGAGCGCGGCGTTGAGCCGATCGTGCCTTACCCCGGCGCTGCCGCGGCGTGGCACTGCCGATGCCTAACCTGCAATTCGACAGACATCAGCCCCTCGTATGCAAACGTGGTCCTCACCGGCCAGGGAGGCTGTGAGCACTGCGGTGGGCGGAAGAGGGTGCCGGAGCAACAGGCCGTCAGGGAGATGCTTGAAGTCGGTGCGGAACCACTCGCCGCTTATCCTGGTGCGAACGAACGCTGGCGCAGTCGCTGTCTCGCTCTCGACTGTCCCGGTCCCGCCGACCGCATCATCTACCCGCGCCTGGGATGGATACGGCGAGGCGCCCAGGCATGCAAGTGGTGTGCGGGCGTTGCCATTGACGTGCGTGTCGCCCACGACACCATGGTCGCCGTCGGCCTGGCTCCTTTGGAGCCTTACCCTGGCGTGCGCACTCCATGGGCGTGCCGGTGCCTCAATCCCGCATGCCAAGCCGTCGTCCGACCCACTCTGGGAAGCGTTAGAAGCCGAGATACCAGATGTGCGGCATGCGCGGTTTATGGCTTCAAACCCGACAAACCCGCGCTGGTCTACTTCCTCACGCACCCGCGCCTGAACGCCGCTAAGATTGGCATCTGCAACCTCGCCACCGGACGGATCGAACGTCACCAAAGACGCGGCTGGCGACGCTATGAGACCTTGGAATTCCACCACGGAAATGGCGCTGCACAGCTGGAACGAGAAGTAATTGCTGAATGGCGTGCTCAAAGATGGGACCCGGTTCTCGACGAAGGAGAGACCTACGACGGGTGGACTGAGACCGTAGCCCTAACGGATGAACTGACTCCGGACGTACTGTGGAAAAGTGTCCTAGAGCTAAAAATTGTAATTTCGCCAAACCTGTCTTAGTCATTAAGTCCTGCTAGTTCAACGGTTCTGGTGCCGAATGATCTCGCCCCGCTCAAAGCAGATCGATCAATTGCGGTCGGGCTGGAATTTCCGGATTAGTTTAACAGGTAGTTATAAGTTTGCATTGACTCTGGGTGTATCGGGTGGCAAGGCTCTTGATCATTGGCAGGTACACCAGGCTCTTGCTATAGGGATGCCCAGGTCTAAGGGGTACTTTGCTAGCGATCCTTGAGACGGGCCGGTCGGTCCTAGGACTCGGTGACTTGAGAGGCTTCTTAGGGCTTGCAGGGTGCTCAAGGCACGCTCGGCACCCTGCTCGAACTCCGTGCCGACGGGTGGTTCAGGGGGTGAATGTGTCGAAGATTTCTTCTAGGGCGTCAGCGAGGGTGGTGTCTTCTTCGTTGAGGATGGCGGCGTAGCGGGAGGTTACTTCTAGGCTGCCGTGGCCGGCTCGTTGGCGGACTTTTTGAAGGTCGATGCCTTTGGCGATGGCCCAGCTGATGCCGGTGTGGCGGGCGTTGTAGGGGGTGAAGGTGGGCGGGAGGGAGGCTTGGGCTCGGGCGTGGTTCCAGAAGCGGGTCCAGACGGCGGGGGTGAGGAACTCGGTGCCGTCGGTGCGGAAGGGGTTGGCTCGGGTGGAGGTGGTGGGTTGGCGGCGGCGCCAGTCGCGTTGGTAGGCGGCTGCGAAGGAGCGGCATTTGGGGCAGGTGCAGTTCATGCCGTAGCGGGCGCCCGTGGTGCCGTGGTGGTGGATCTTGCCGGTCTTGGTGATGAGGGGAGGGAGGTCGGGGTCTGCGGCCTGGTCGGGAGTGATGAGGCCCTTGTAGGCGAACATCCACTGGGGGAAGAGGAGGGCGTCGTCGGCGATGCTGTACTCGTCGATGTGGTCCTGGAGGGCTGTGCACATCTGCTTGGAGATGGTGAAGCGGCGCCAGTCGCCGTTCTTGGGGTGGGGGTTGGTGATCCAGCCGGCACGGCCGGTGGGGTGGAAGCGGGCGCCTACGCGGACGCTGGAACGGGTGATGGTGAGGAGCTGTTTGCCGAAGTCGAAGTCGCAGGGGCGGAGGCTGATGAGCTCGCAGCGTCGGGCCCAGGTGGTGACGTTCAGGCGGGCGTGGAGGCGGGCCGGAGGGTAGGTGAGGGCTTCCTCCAGGAGGCGCCATTGGTCGTGGCTGGCGACGAGGACCGGCTTGGTGGGAGCGGAGGGGAGGCGGATGCTGCGGACGGGGTTGTTGGAGCGGTAGCCCTCGTTCCAGGCCATCTCGCACATGGCCGAGAGGACCTTGCGGGTGGCGAGGATGGCGCTGTGGGGGACTTCGGCCTGGGGGAGGGTCTTGATGAGGAGGTTGTAGTAGGTCTCGCGGTTGACCTCGCTGACGCGGAGACGGCCGAGGTAGGGGTAGATGTAGAGCTGGGCGACGGAGAAGTAGCCCTGCATGGTCGCGGCGCTGGCTCTGTGGCGGGGGAAGAAGCGGGTCTCGCCGAACTCCAGGAAGGTCATGCGCGCTTTGTCCGCGGGGCTGGTCTCCTGGAGGAGGCTGTGGATGTGCTGCTCTTCCTGCTCGGCGACCTCGTAAGCTCGGCGGTGGTCGTCGTAGGTTCCGGCGGAGCGGTACGGTCCGTCCTTCGTCCGGTACATGCCCGTGTAGCGCGGTTTGCCGTCCTTGTCGGCTCGCTGGATGACGTAGGGCATCGGGCACCTCCTTCACGAAGAAGAGGGCTCCGGCGACCGCCTCGCGGCGGGCGTCGTGTTAGATCGTTTGTTAGACGGACGCATGATCACCGGTTGGCATCCGGTGGTATGCGGCCCCATAAAATGGGCTCTGACCTGCGGTTTCATGACTTCAGTCATACCCCAAGATCGCCGCGGGGCACTTTCGGCGGCACCACGGAGATCATGAAGGAAATCATCGGCCGCAGTCTGGGCGTCTGATGCGGCGCGGGGTGGTCGCTCCCGGTCTCCTTTGGGGTGGGGCCGGGAGCGGGTGGGGCCGGTGGTCGGCGCGGACGTAGGCGTTACGGCATGTGGAGCAGGCCAGGATGTGGTCCCGGGTGACCTGGGTCTGACCCTCCTGCATTCCTCCGCGGATGAACTCCGGGGCCTTTTCGGTGAGGTCCATGCACCCGAAACTGTCTTTCGTGGGGATCGTCGTCTTTTCGCTCATGCCTTTGAGGAGGTGCCCTGCCCTGGGCAGTGGGGCCGGATCATTACTCGCTGTGCGAGAGTGGTTTCATGCCCTTGAGCGCTTATCAACTCAGGACTTCGATCGCCGTGTCCGACATACAGGAGGCTGTCGCGTTCTACGAAGGCAAGCTGGGCCTGGAGGTGCTGGAGTCCGGACCCAGCGCCCGCATCGTTGACGGCAGCCGCGTCTATGGTTCTGGTGGGGGGCCGGCGTTGAATGTGTACCAGTCGGTCACTGCCGGGAAGACCCCGGCGACCTTGGCGACGTGGTACGTCGACGACATCGATCTGATCGTTGACGAGCTCGTCTCGTCCGGTGTCGAGTTCGTCCGCTACGACCAGTTCGAACACGACGCCAAGGGGATCACCGCTCGGGCCGGCGGTGGACGTATCGCGTGGTTCCAGGACCCGGACGGCAATACCTTCGCCCTCGAGGCCGACAGCTGATTCCCTGCGGCGGGACGCGGTGTCGCGGGTGGCAGGCGCTCGGGACCACCGTCTCCGCGTGAACGCCGACGCTCACCGCTCCGCGCGACGGGTCCGGGCGTCCACTGGGCTGCGGCGCGGAACGTCTCGGTCGTCAGCCTAAGGAGGGAAGACCCTCGTTCGGTGGCCGCGGTCATACGCCGCTGGCCACCGGGCGGCCGGGGAACCGGCGGTTCGGGTGGAGAGGGGTGGGGTCGTCAGCGGTTTGGGCGTCAGGTCGGTTCGGTGAGGACCTCGTGGAGTTTGCGGGCGAAGGCTTCTGGCCGGCCTGAGTGGCCGTGGTCGCCGCCGATGAAGCCGCCGTGGTGGCTGGGGAACACGGTCGGCTGCCGGCCTAGAAGGTCGGCGGTGGCCAGGGAGGTGCGGCCGGTGAGGAGGGGGAGGGATTCCTCGCCGACGGCGATGATGATCCGGGTCGGGGCGGCCAAAAGTCGTGCCGCGTTCGGGTGGTAGTCGCTGACGGGCCAGGAGAGGTCGGACAGGAGCGGGTCGCCTCGGGAGCCGTCGTCTTCGGTCGGCAGGCCGAACTGGGCGGGGTCCGGTGCGGGCTGGGTGAAGTAGTCGTCGGTGAACTCGCCCTGCCATGACGTCATCGCGATGAAGGCCGCCATTCCGGCGCCCCATCCGCGGGCCTGGTAGACGTCTCGAACGGCGGCTCTGGCGCGTGCGGCGAGCCGGGCGTCGGGGAGCACCGACAGGAGTGGCGGCTCGTGTGCGACGAGGGTGGTCACGTCGGTGGGGTGGGCGGTCACCAGGGCGAGTGCGGTGACCGCGCCGCCGCTGCTGGCGAAGAGCTCGACCGGGCCCGCGCCCAGAGTCTCGATGAGGGCGTGCACGTCTTCGGCCTGGGTCTGGGGCGTGTGGTCGGCGCGGCCGTCCTTGCGCGTGCTGCGGCCCAGCCCTCGCGGGTCGTAGGTGATCACGGTGCGCTCGGTGAAGTGGGACACCAGAGCGCCGAACCCGCCGGCGTCCATCGGCTGGCCGATCATGACGACCGGTGGGCGCCCATCCGGGGTCGGCAGCGGGCCATGGACGTCGTAGACGAGGTCGACCTCGGGCAGCCGCAGAACCTGTGTGCTCATCCCACCATCGTGACCGCCACCAGTGACAAAAGCGCGATGAGGCGTTCCTCCAGCCAGGCGCTACGCCGGGGGAGGGCCGTTGTGTGGCTGCTCGAGAAGGTGAGGAACGACAACGGTCCGGCGCGATGCACGCGCCGGACCGTTGTGATCAGTAGCGGGGACAGGATTTGAACCTGCGACCTCTGGGTTATGAGCCCAGCGAGCTACCGAGCTGCTCCACCCCGCGTCGGTAAGTACAACTCTACCGTTGATCTGACGTCCTCGCGCCCGGTCGGCGCCGCGATGCGTGCCTGGCGGGGTTCCGGGAGGGGAGCGGCGGTCGGCAGCCCCGCGCGCCGTAGGCGATGGGTGTTCACCTCATCACCTAAAGTCACCTGCGCGGCGCCATCGGGGATGTGGCGCGGCACGTCGATTCTCCGGGGGATGACATGACCGAGACGATTTCGCCCGCGGCGAGCCTCGCCGAGCGGATCGAATGGCTGATCGTGAACTCCTGGCCGGACGAGGTCCCGCAGAAGGAGACCAATGTGGAGATCGCGGAGGCGGTCGTGGCCGGGACGGGGGTGGAGATGTCGGGGACGACCGTCTGGAAGCTGCGCACCGGACGCCAGGAGAATCCGCAGTTCAGGACGCTCACGGCACTCGCCGTCTTCTTCGGCGTGCCGATCGGCTACTTCGGCTTCCCCGGTGAGGCAGCGCCGATCGACGACGACCTGACCCACCGGGCGCTCCTGCGCGAACTCCGCGCTGGAGCGATCCGTCCGGACGTGCTCCGGGCCCTCATCGGACTTTCCCCCGGCACGCGCCACCTGCTCGACGAGATCGTCCTCGCCGCGGCGGCCGCGGACCGGAGAGGCAGAGCCTGAGAGCCGCCCGCTGGACGACGGCGTCGCGGACGACCCGATCGGCTTCGGGCACCGGCCGTTCGGCCACGGCCGTGCCGCACGGTGCGGGGGAGTCCCGCCCGCTCCCGCCTCCTGGCGGGAGCGGGCCCGGTTCCGTGGCGCCCGCCGACCGGCTGCGCGGAGGTGTCAGTAGCGGCTGCGCCAGCGGTCGCCGCTTTCTGGCCTGCCGGACGGCTCGGCGAAGTAGAACGCGACGATCAGGACGGGCAGCAGGATGGCGGGCACGGCGAAGAAAGCGATATTGAGGAGGGAGCCGGACACGATGTCCTTCTCTCGTGAGTCGAGGGCGGAATGAGTGGCTTCGTGTCTATTGTGCGAGACCTGAAGGGGTGGGCCATGGTGTGCTCGGACACGGTGCGCGGCGCCCTCGGCCGGGCGGTCGGCGGCTGCGCGCGCCCGGCATGCGGGGTGACCTGGCATGTCTCGCGGCCCGTGCGGCGGCCGCCCGGGAGAACGCGAGGCACGGGACCCCGGCGGTGTAACGAAAGCCACGCGGTGGGGGAAGGGGAGCGGTGATGGCCGGGAGCTCAGGAGAGCAGTGGCGGGTCGAGTTCGACGCGAACGTGGTCTTCAGCAACGGCGGAGGGCTGCGGGCCCGGGAGTTCCGGCTGGACATCCCCGGGGCGGACATCGCCGATGCGGAGGCCGGTGAGCTGTTCGTCCGCCATCTGGGACTGCTCATGGTCGGCGAGGTGAAGATCTCCAACAAGCGCCTGATCCGGGAGCCGCACAAGGGGTCGCGCGGCGTGCCGGTCGCGGGAGGCGGGCGCGACGTCGTCGAGCTGCCGGAGGCGGTCATGACATACGCCGGTGCCGTACCGCGGCTCAGCGCGCTGGTGGATCTGCCCGTGACGCTGGTGCGCACCCTCGGAGCGGGCTCCGGCGAGATCGGACGATCCCAGCTCGCCCCGTTCGAGGTGACGGGCACCGCGGTCGTCCTCCACAGCGGGGGCGGCGCCGGCCTGGGCGAGGACGCGGCGGCCTGGCTCGCCGACCGCGCCCCCGCGGTCGTCGTCACCGACGGCGGAGGGCCGGCGAACGGCCTCCTGACGTCCGCGGGCATCCCCGTCGTCTCCGCCGCGACCGGCCTCGCGGACCTGCCCGCGACCGGCACCCGCCTCCACGTGGTGCCCCTGGACCCCGCGCGGAATCCCTGCCCCGTCCGCGCCTACGCGGTGGCCGCGTCCTAGAAGGCGGCACGACGATCTCGCCAAGCCTTGCGTTTCCCGGATCCGACCCTGGTCCCGGACGGGTAGGCCGAAGGTATGGAGGGCTTGGAGAGGATCAGTCTTCCTGGCCGGGTCGCCGGCCCGGACGAGGGCATCGGCGCGGACGAGCTCGCGCTGGCGGCACGGAACCACGGCATGCCCCTGGAAGCCCTGCGCTACGACGTCACCCCCGCGGGCCTGCATTACCTGCTGATCCATTACGACATCCCTTATGGCCTCCCGGAGGAGTGGCGGTTGGAGGTCGATGGCCCGCGAGGACCCGTCTCCTTCGATCTTGGGACGCTGCGAAGGTTCCCGGTCGAGACCGTCCGGGTCACGATGGAGTGCGCGGGCAACGGTCGCGCTCGCCTGCGCCCCCGCCCGGTCAGCCAGCCGTGGCTGCTCGAGGCGGTCGGCACGGCGGACTGGACGGGAGTGCCCCTGCGCCTTGTCCTGGACGAGGCAGGGCTCACCGATCCGACGACCGAACTCGTGTTCACCGGAGCGGATCACGGGCTGGAGCGGGGCGTCGAGCAGGACTACGAGCGCAGCCTCCCGTTCGCGGAGGCCACCCGCCCGGAAGTCCTCCTCGCCTACGAGATGAACGGGTTGCCCTTGCCGCCCCAGCACGGCGGCCCGCTCCGCCTGATCGTCCCCGGCTGGTACGGCATGGCCCACGTGAAATGGCTCCGCCGCATCCGTCCCGTCGAGCCCCCCTTCGACGGATTCCAGCAGACCGTCGCCTACCGGCTGCGCCAAGAACCGGACGAGGAGGGAGTCCCCGTGACCCGGATCCAGCCCCGGGCTCTGCTGGAACCCCCCGGATTTCCGGACTTCATGTCCCGGACCCGCCTCGTCCGCCCTGGCCCGCTGACGCTGCGCGGCCGCGCCTGGTCGGGCCGCTCCCCGCTCGTCCGCGTCGAGGTGAGCACCGACGACGGCACCACATGGCACGACGCGGCCCTCACCCCCGAGGACTCCGCGCACCCCTGGGCCTGGCGCTCCTGGACGTTCCCCTGGACCGCACCCCCAGGCGACCACGTCCTCGCCGTCCGAGCCTCCGACACCTCTGGTCCCCAGCCGCCTTCCCCGCCCTGGAACCTGGGCGGCTTCGCCAACAACACCGCCCACCGGGTCTCCGTGATCTGCCTTCCTTCCTGACGGAACGTCCCCTCCGACGTCCCCGAGACCCGCCGGCCGATTCCCAGTACCGTTCTGGTGAAAAGGACGTGTAAGGGGTGATCGGGGTGCCGGGGACGTCAGCGGTCGGACGCGAGGGCGTACTGACGATCGGGACCCGCGGGAGCGCCGGACCGGGTGAGGTCCTGCTGAAGATCCGCGGCGGGACCGAGACGTTCCTCGCCTGGTCGGAGGAGCCGCTGCCGACCGGGACGAAGGTTCTCGTCTTTAATTCGCGCGGAGGCAGAACCGTTGACGTCATGGAATGGTCTGACCCATTGGACGGACTCTGATCCGTCCGAGCGGTTCACCCCTCCGAGTCCCGGGTTCGCCCCGAGGAAGGACGTCTGAATGTTCGGTTGGCGAGTCCCCCTGCCCGACGAGGCGATGCTGATCTCCGGCGGCAAGACCTCGGAGAAGTACAGCGCTCCGTTCCGCGTGATCATCGGACACGGGGCCTTCGTCGTCCCGGTGTTCCGCAAGGTCGAGTTCATGTCGCTGTCGATGCACGAGGCGGAGGTCGCCGACACCTGCGTGACCCGCCAGGGCATCTCGCTGAAGGTCAAGGCGATCATCGCCTTCAAGGTCGGCAACGACCTGGAGAGCATCGTCAACGCCGGTCAGCGCTTCCTGTCCGACCAGGCGCAGATGGCGGTGCTCACCGGCCGGATCTTCTCCGGGCACCTGCGGGCGATCGTCGGGTCGATGACCGTCGAGGAGATCGTCACGGAGCGGCAGAAGCTCGCGATCGCCGTCCTCGACACCGCCACCCCCGAGATGGCCAAGATCGGGCTGGTGATCGACTCGCTCCAGATCCAGTCGATCGACGACATGGGCGCGGGCTATATCGACGCGATGGCCGCCCCGCACGTCGCGGCGATCCAGCGGCAGGCGCAGATCGCGCAGGCGCAGGCCGCGCAGCAGTCGGCCGAGGCCGCCCAGGAGTCGGAGCGCAACCAGGCCGAGTACGCGCGGCAGACCGCGATCGTCAAGGCCCAGTACAAGGCGGAGGTGGACCGGGCCCAGGCCGAGTCCGCCCAGGCCGGCCCGCTGGCGCTCGCCAACGCCCAGCAGGAGGTGCTGATGGCCCAGACCGAGCTGGCCCAGCGCGCCGCCGAGCTGCGCCAGCAGGAGCTGGTCAGCGAGATCGTCCGCCCGGCCGAGGCCGACGCGGAGCGGATTCGGATCCTCGCCGAGGCCGAGGCCGAGCGCATGCGCATCCAGGCCGCCGCCGCCGCGTCCCACGACCGCGTCGCCCTCGACCGGATGCTGATCGAGCAGCTCCCCCTGATCGTGGAGAAGGCCGCCGCGGGCCTGGAGCGCGCGAACGTCAACATCCTCAACGGCGCGGACGGCCTCAGCGAGGTCGCCGCCGGCCTCGTCGGCCAGGGCCTCGCCATCCTGGAGACCGTCAAGAAGGGCATCGACAAGGACGACAAGCCCCAGCTCCCCGCCTGACCCCGGCCCGATCCCGTGGAAGGGGCCGCCCCCTTCCACGGGCCGGATGCCGCGGACGGCTTCGAGCTCAAGGCTCCAGTCGGTCGGGCCGCGGAAGAGGAAGGCTAGGCGATTCCGGCTTCATCGGACATCGCGTCGGCAGGGAGGAACTGCGCGTACTTCTCGCGAAGATACGCCAGGCCCGAGTCGTGGGTCGTCTCGTAGTCGAGGGAGTTCTGGACGAACTTGAGGCGGTGCTGGGCTTCGGAGATCAGCTCGCTCCACTGCTTCACGACGATCCGGTAGGTGCCGGTGTCCTGGACGACCCCGAAGGGAAGCTGCGGCTGCCTGCGCTGTTCGTCGACGGTGCGTGTGGTCTCGTTGCCGACAAGCCAGAAATCCCACTTCACGTTGGGCTGCGCGAAGGACTCGTCGTTGACGATCGCACTGGCGTAGGAACGCAGCTGGCTCACGTCCTCGTCGTCCAGGCGATGTTTCGGCCTTTTGAGTTCGACGACCAGCTGCTCGAAGGAGTCGGCATTAATCTGTAGCCGACGGCCCAGGACGAGATCCGGGATGGCGTCGGATCCGTCTTCCAGGCGCACTTCTCGGAGCTCGGCGAGTTCGACGTCCTGGCCCAGCTTCGCCAGAAATCTTCTGAGGACCTTCGTCAGTCTCTCGTCATCGCCGGTAAGGCTCCATTCTTCGCCGAAGATCCACGTCTCATGCGCGAGGATCCGGTGCAGCTGGCGCCGCTCGAGCAGTCTTTTCCTGATCTGCCGATCGAACAGGATGGTGTTGAGACCGCTCAAGAACTCCATGCGTGAGCCGATCTCGTGGCCGGTCTGAATGAGTTGGGCGAGCGTGGTGTGCTTCAGAAGCCTCGTCAGCTCCTCAAGACGCGCCTTGGAGAGACGGGCGACGTCACCGAGGATGGGAAGCAGGGATTCCGGATCGCTCTCAAAGGTCTCTTTGAGCAGCCGGAGCGACAGGGCTTTGGAACGACTGCTTTTGCTCTCGTCCACGGTGCGTGACGCAGCGAGCGCGATGACGTTGAAGGTATCGCGGGTCGCAGCCTCCGTCGGAGTCGTCGGCTCATGCCTGTACGGCCATACGCCCTCGTCGCGCCATCGTTGGACGGTGGCCGCTTCACGGAGGCGAACGCGCTCTCCGAGGTACTCGCGCAGCGCATCGCGGGCCGCTGCGATGAGACGTCCTCGCGCAGTATCGGTGTCATCCTCCAGCCCGATCGGATCGTCGGCGGTGAAGCCGTCCCATTTGAGGTACGCGGTGAACTCCAGCCCCGGTGCTTGGACGCGTGGGTCTACCTCGTAGACGACGCGATCAGCGGAATCGCACAGGAAGATCGCGCGATTGACATTCTGGAGATCCCACTCGATTACGGTCAGCGTAGCGTCGTTCTGCCAGACGTCAGGCTGGCTGAGTGTCAGCACTCGCCGATTATCCTCTACGGTGCCCGGGTCCAGATCGGTGCCGAGGAAGCGGACGCCGAAGTCCTTGAAACGATCGATATGCAGAGCGAACTCGGTCAGGATCGACTGGCGCAGCCCCTGGGGTTCTTCAAATTCTGATGCGGCATCATCGGAGATCTAAGTAATCGTCACAGTGGTGCCGGTTTCTTCACTCTCGGCGGGACCGGCGTTGATGTCGAAACTGTCAAGAGAAGTGCGCCGGCCATCGATGTGAACGGTGGCAAAGCCTCCCTGCACCTGCTCGGCGGTCGAGACCCACTGGACAAGGTTGCCAAGGGAGAAGGCGGCGAAGCGGCCACGGCCATGCCGTCCGTGAACGGGGCGCCCTGCAGGGCTCTGCGTCCCGGAGACCAGCTTCCAGCTATCGCCGACACGGGAGAACGCACGCTCGGCGCGCTCCAGGTTCATGCCGTTGCCATTGTCCGAGACGACGATCTCCTCGAGGCCGCCGAGATCGTTGTAGTCACAGGCGATGGTGACCGTCGTGGCATCCTCGTCGAAGGCGTTCCAGATCAGTTCGGCCAGGCCGACCGAGGGTTTGCGGACGTACCCCTCAAGGATGGACTGCCCCGCCTGGACCTTCGCTGCGGTCATGGACGCCATCGTTTCACGCACCGTCAACGGACGTGGCGAGAGAACCACTTTGTCCCAGTTGTCCCAAAGTTCTGTCAGTGGAGAGCGTCGGCCACCGAGCGTGGCGTTCGGTCAGAAGGTTTCATGGCTCCAGTCGGTGAGGGCCGCGGAAGAGGAAGGTCGTCTCGCGGATGGAGGGGAGGCCGAGCAGGAGCATGAGGAGGCGGGCGAGGCCGAGCCCCAGGCCGCCGTGGGGCGGGGTGCCGTAGCGGAAGCAGTCGAGGTAGCCGCGGAGCGGCTCCAAGGCCATGCCCTTCTCGCGGGCCTGAGCGACGAGGACTTCGTGGCGGTGCTCGCGTTGGGCGCCGGTGGTGATCTCGACGCCTTTCCAGAGCAGGTCGAAGCTCTCGGTGACGCTCGGGTCGTCGTCGGGGCGCAGGTGGTAGAAGGGCCGGGCGGAGGCGGGGTAGCGGGTGACGAAGACGAACTCGTGCCCGGTCTCGGCGGCGATCAGTGCGGACAGGGCCCGTTCGCCTTCGGGGTCCAAGTCGTCTTTGCCGCCTTCGGGGTCCCAGCCCGCCGCGCGCAGCCGGGTCAGCGCGTCGGCCATCGTGATGCGCGGGAAAGGCAGCTCGGGGACAGCCGCGGTGACGCCGAAGTGCTCCTCGATCTCAACGCCGTGGCGGCGGTGGACCTCGATGAGGACGTGGTGGAGCAGGCGTTCCTCGACGGCCATGACGTCCTCGACGGAGTCGATCCAGGCCAGCTCAAGGTCGACGCCGGTGAACTCGGTGGAGTGCCGTGCGGTGAAGGACG harbors:
- the aspS gene encoding aspartate--tRNA(Asn) ligase, producing the protein MSRTLIRDLSHHPDESVTVCGWIQALRLQRRIQFVIVRDHTGLVQVTHVRDGGVVEAAFEGATVESAVRITGKVVANDKVKLSGLEIVPERVEIVAAAEAPLPIDEHTNLDQRLDWRFLDLRRPSQQLVFQVQTTVERAMREIAEAEGFTELHTPKLMATASESGAEVFEVGYFDRTAYLAQSPQFYKQMAIAGGIDRVFEIGPVFRAEPSFTARHSTEFTGVDLELAWIDSVEDVMAVEERLLHHVLIEVHRRHGVEIEEHFGVTAAVPELPFPRITMADALTRLRAAGWDPEGGKDDLDPEGERALSALIAAETGHEFVFVTRYPASARPFYHLRPDDDPSVTESFDLLWKGVEITTGAQREHRHEVLVAQAREKGMALEPLRGYLDCFRYGTPPHGGLGLGLARLLMLLLGLPSIRETTFLFRGPHRLEP